A single genomic interval of Corvus cornix cornix isolate S_Up_H32 chromosome 1, ASM73873v5, whole genome shotgun sequence harbors:
- the CCDC82 gene encoding coiled-coil domain-containing protein 82 isoform X1: MSDRHGDQSERAGPWRGGRPRSAAEAARREAAGGDGDSGAGSGVSRHGTERNGTERNRTGPQRPWSRAVPGGGGGSGSGASFLEFSHAGRGRFCVSGVSLPMGMKPAVKRYETRSKTAETELPSSKSRVDWRRTRRELILLDSNDESSATSEEVEESTTSESETDEKDQTAVQISLSDQEEKGHSGEVTEDGDDECVVPGKRKRSSTSVMYDSDESEDSDILVRKVSAKRRCIIDDDESSEKQQPDKTCPTENVSTNRKQQVLAKLKELARQSAARRSCSSANCEDSNSEAEMEEEPLCQLPPTPSEGSETDSGSMKDFIVEEDEDDDDDDNDNTEHVKSENQPHQKQPNPSNSELLAQYIPQLSRCDHYVHFKRIVKAFLINAIDDTFLSSLYDGTRQKKYAQDMLLSLHYLDDRFIQPRLENLICRSRWKDRYKERVDCYPDVRISLKDTKNMSCQACEMKRCCKFNVLLSGRLYNSKTLEVDDFMSDDKQVLKVGVVCANRTRVYHNLKHFKYKLYMGCSSVAELDGVEDEPVKDTVERLFSHLEESGWIQKRYNDLEDYMEDADNFQEEKID; the protein is encoded by the exons ATGAGTGACAGGCACGGCGACCAATCGGAACGCGCGGGGCCGTGGCGGGGCGGGAGGCCGCGCTCGGCGGCTGAGGCGGCGCGGCGGGAAGCGGCGGGCGGTGACGGTGACAGTGGGGCGGGAAGCGGCGTGTCCCGGCACGGAACGGAACGGAACGGAACGGAACGGAACCGAACGGGCCCACAACGGCCCTGGAGCCGCGCGGTGCCGGGAGGCGGCGGTGGGAGCGGTAGCGGTGCCTCATTCCTTGAGTTCAGCCACGCTGGGCGCGGGCGCTTCTGCGTGTCTGGAGTAAG CCTTCCGATGGGGATGAAACCAGCTGTCAAAAGATACGAAACAAGAAGTAAGacagcagagacagagctgcCGTCATCCAAATCCCGAGTCGATTGGAGACGCACTAGAAGGGAGCTCATACTGCTGGACAGCAATGACGAATCCTCAGCCACCTCTGAGGAGGTGGAAGAGTCTACCACATCAGAAAgtgaaacagatgaaaaagacCAAACGGCTGTGCAGATCAGCCTTTCAGACCAGGAGGAGAAAGGCCACAGTGGGGAAGTAACAGAAGATGGTGACGATGAGTGCGTTGTGCCTGGGAAGCGTAAGAGGTCGAGCACCTCTGTCATGTATGACAGCGATGAAAGTGAGGACAGTGACATACTTGTTAGAAAGGTTTCTGCCAAACGCCGCTGTATAATAGATGACGATGAGagttctgaaaaacagcagccTGATAAAACATGCCCTACAGAGAATGTTTCTACTAATAGGAAACAGCAAGTGCTTGCAAAATTGAAAGAACTTGCAAGACAAAGCGCAGCTCGGAGatcctgcagcagtgcaaatTGTGAG gATTCTAATAGTGAAGCAGAAATGGAAGAGGAACCGCTCTGTCAGTTGCCCCCCACACCATCAGAAGGTAGTGAAACTGACAGTGGCAGCATGAAAGATTTTATAGTAGAGGAAGACGAAGACGACGATGACGATGATAATGACAACACAGAGCATGTGAAGAGTGAAAATCAGCCACATCAAAAGCAGCCAAATCCATCAAACAgtgagctgctggcacagtACATCCCACAGT TATCTCGCTGTGATCATTATGTACACTTCAAAAGAATAGTAAAGGCTTTCCTCATAAATGCAATTGATGACACTTTTCTGAGCTCATTATATG ATGGAACAAGACAGAAGAAATATGCACAGGATATGCTGCTCTCACTTCATTATTTGGACGACCGCTTCATTCAGCCACGTCTTGAGAACTTAATCTGTAGAAGTCGCTGGAAAGATCGATACAAG GAGCGTGTGGATTGTTACCCAGATGTTCGCATAAGCttaaaagatacaaaaaataTGTCTTGTCAGGCCTGTGAAATGAAGCGGTGTTGTAAGTTCAATGTGTTGCTCTCTGGAAGGCTTTATAATAGTAAAACTTTGGAAGTGGATGACTTCATGTCAGATGATAAACAG GTTTTGAAGGTTGGCGTGGTGTGTGCAAATCGTACAAGAGTTTATCACAACTTGAAGCACTTCAAGTACAAATTGTACATGGGTTGCAGCTCTGTTGCTGAACTGGATGGTGTTGAGGATGAACCAGTCAAAGACACAGTAGAGCGGCTTTTCAGCCACTTAGAAGAGAGTGGGTGGATTCAGAAG AGATACAATGATCTTGAAGATTACATGGAAGATGCAGACAATtttcaagaagagaaaattgaTTAA
- the CCDC82 gene encoding coiled-coil domain-containing protein 82 isoform X2: protein MGMKPAVKRYETRSKTAETELPSSKSRVDWRRTRRELILLDSNDESSATSEEVEESTTSESETDEKDQTAVQISLSDQEEKGHSGEVTEDGDDECVVPGKRKRSSTSVMYDSDESEDSDILVRKVSAKRRCIIDDDESSEKQQPDKTCPTENVSTNRKQQVLAKLKELARQSAARRSCSSANCEDSNSEAEMEEEPLCQLPPTPSEGSETDSGSMKDFIVEEDEDDDDDDNDNTEHVKSENQPHQKQPNPSNSELLAQYIPQLSRCDHYVHFKRIVKAFLINAIDDTFLSSLYDGTRQKKYAQDMLLSLHYLDDRFIQPRLENLICRSRWKDRYKERVDCYPDVRISLKDTKNMSCQACEMKRCCKFNVLLSGRLYNSKTLEVDDFMSDDKQVLKVGVVCANRTRVYHNLKHFKYKLYMGCSSVAELDGVEDEPVKDTVERLFSHLEESGWIQKRYNDLEDYMEDADNFQEEKID, encoded by the exons ATGGGGATGAAACCAGCTGTCAAAAGATACGAAACAAGAAGTAAGacagcagagacagagctgcCGTCATCCAAATCCCGAGTCGATTGGAGACGCACTAGAAGGGAGCTCATACTGCTGGACAGCAATGACGAATCCTCAGCCACCTCTGAGGAGGTGGAAGAGTCTACCACATCAGAAAgtgaaacagatgaaaaagacCAAACGGCTGTGCAGATCAGCCTTTCAGACCAGGAGGAGAAAGGCCACAGTGGGGAAGTAACAGAAGATGGTGACGATGAGTGCGTTGTGCCTGGGAAGCGTAAGAGGTCGAGCACCTCTGTCATGTATGACAGCGATGAAAGTGAGGACAGTGACATACTTGTTAGAAAGGTTTCTGCCAAACGCCGCTGTATAATAGATGACGATGAGagttctgaaaaacagcagccTGATAAAACATGCCCTACAGAGAATGTTTCTACTAATAGGAAACAGCAAGTGCTTGCAAAATTGAAAGAACTTGCAAGACAAAGCGCAGCTCGGAGatcctgcagcagtgcaaatTGTGAG gATTCTAATAGTGAAGCAGAAATGGAAGAGGAACCGCTCTGTCAGTTGCCCCCCACACCATCAGAAGGTAGTGAAACTGACAGTGGCAGCATGAAAGATTTTATAGTAGAGGAAGACGAAGACGACGATGACGATGATAATGACAACACAGAGCATGTGAAGAGTGAAAATCAGCCACATCAAAAGCAGCCAAATCCATCAAACAgtgagctgctggcacagtACATCCCACAGT TATCTCGCTGTGATCATTATGTACACTTCAAAAGAATAGTAAAGGCTTTCCTCATAAATGCAATTGATGACACTTTTCTGAGCTCATTATATG ATGGAACAAGACAGAAGAAATATGCACAGGATATGCTGCTCTCACTTCATTATTTGGACGACCGCTTCATTCAGCCACGTCTTGAGAACTTAATCTGTAGAAGTCGCTGGAAAGATCGATACAAG GAGCGTGTGGATTGTTACCCAGATGTTCGCATAAGCttaaaagatacaaaaaataTGTCTTGTCAGGCCTGTGAAATGAAGCGGTGTTGTAAGTTCAATGTGTTGCTCTCTGGAAGGCTTTATAATAGTAAAACTTTGGAAGTGGATGACTTCATGTCAGATGATAAACAG GTTTTGAAGGTTGGCGTGGTGTGTGCAAATCGTACAAGAGTTTATCACAACTTGAAGCACTTCAAGTACAAATTGTACATGGGTTGCAGCTCTGTTGCTGAACTGGATGGTGTTGAGGATGAACCAGTCAAAGACACAGTAGAGCGGCTTTTCAGCCACTTAGAAGAGAGTGGGTGGATTCAGAAG AGATACAATGATCTTGAAGATTACATGGAAGATGCAGACAATtttcaagaagagaaaattgaTTAA